A stretch of the Streptomyces sp. NBC_00654 genome encodes the following:
- a CDS encoding helix-turn-helix domain-containing protein, producing the protein MAETLKKGSRVTGAARDKLAADLKKKYDSGASIRALAEETGRSYGFVHRMLSESGVTLRGRGGATRGKKAAAA; encoded by the coding sequence GTGGCCGAGACTCTGAAGAAGGGCAGCCGGGTAACCGGCGCCGCGCGCGACAAGCTCGCGGCAGACCTGAAGAAGAAGTACGACTCCGGTGCGAGCATCCGGGCGTTGGCCGAAGAGACCGGCCGCTCCTACGGATTCGTCCACCGGATGCTCAGCGAGTCCGGAGTGACGCTGCGGGGACGCGGCGGAGCTACGCGCGGCAAGAAGGCCGCTGCGGCCTGA
- a CDS encoding DUF6286 domain-containing protein, whose amino-acid sequence MTEPQEPTGSTQHLPRAGGPGASDVLELDQSASSAAYDPVPTQGKGGGRAGRFWSARRVPAALLALVVLGGAGLLLYDIAAVRADHPAMRWRRSLADELAERPLDDVWVLAGAALAAAIGLWLILLALTPGLRDLLPMRRDRAEVRAALDRTAAALVLRDRAVEVSGVQSVRVRMGRGKAAVRAVSHFRELDDVRADLDTALGAGIKELGLARPPSLSVHVRRPAKKG is encoded by the coding sequence ATGACCGAGCCCCAGGAGCCGACGGGCAGCACCCAGCATCTGCCCCGGGCCGGCGGACCGGGCGCGTCGGATGTGCTCGAACTCGACCAGAGCGCGTCGTCCGCCGCGTACGACCCCGTGCCCACCCAGGGCAAGGGCGGCGGCCGGGCGGGCAGGTTCTGGTCCGCGCGCCGCGTCCCCGCCGCGCTGCTCGCCCTGGTGGTCCTCGGCGGCGCCGGTCTGCTGCTCTACGACATCGCCGCGGTACGGGCCGACCACCCGGCGATGCGGTGGCGGCGCTCACTCGCCGACGAGCTGGCCGAGCGGCCGCTGGACGACGTCTGGGTCCTGGCCGGGGCCGCTCTCGCGGCCGCGATCGGCCTCTGGCTGATCCTGCTCGCCCTCACCCCTGGACTGCGCGATCTGCTGCCGATGCGCCGCGACCGCGCGGAGGTACGGGCCGCGCTCGACCGGACCGCGGCGGCACTCGTACTGCGCGACCGGGCCGTGGAGGTGTCCGGGGTGCAGTCCGTGCGGGTCCGGATGGGCCGCGGAAAGGCCGCCGTGCGAGCGGTCTCCCACTTCCGGGAACTCGACGACGTACGCGCCGACCTGGACACCGCACTGGGGGCGGGAATCAAGGAACTGGGCCTGGCCAGGCCGCCGAGCCTGTCCGTCCATGTCCGCCGTCCGGCGAAGAAGGGGTGA
- a CDS encoding glycoside hydrolase family 15 protein: MTPRIEDYALIGDLQTAALVSRNGSVDWLCLPRFDSGACFAALLGDEENGHWRIAPQGTDTTDTCTRRGYAGNSLVLETYWETRTGTVKVIDFMPQRDKSPDVMRIVEGISGSVDMSSVLRLRFDFGSVVPWMRRSHGHRVAVAGPDSVWLRSDPPVKTWGQQFSTCSSFTVAEGEKVAFVLTWHPSHSPRPKLVDPYKALKHALADWEKWAARCTYRGKHRNAVLRSLITLKALTYGPTGGIVAAPTTSLPEEIGGVRNWDYRYCWLRDATLTLNALLSAGYLKEASAWRDWLLRAVAGDPADLQIMYGLAGERRLPEAELPWLAGYENSRPVRSGNAAVRQRQLDVYGEVIDSLRLAREAGLDDKPHAWKLQLSLLGFLESTWREPDEGLWEIRGARRHFVHSKVMAWVAADRAVRTLEENPTLPGDAERWRAMRSAVHAEVCAKGYDPERNTFTQSYGSRELDAATLLILRTGFLPPDDPRVIGTVDAVRDELGSDGLVRRYSTDGTAVDGLPGDEGAFIVCSFWLADALFLTGRKAEAEELFERLLALRNDVGLLAEEYDPVAGRQLGNFPQAFSHIGLVNTAVALSTEDAAG, encoded by the coding sequence GTGACCCCACGCATCGAGGACTACGCCCTCATCGGCGATCTCCAGACTGCCGCGCTCGTCAGCAGGAACGGTTCCGTCGACTGGCTCTGCCTGCCCCGCTTCGACTCCGGCGCCTGCTTCGCGGCCCTGCTGGGGGACGAGGAGAACGGCCACTGGCGCATCGCGCCCCAGGGCACGGACACCACGGACACCTGCACCCGGCGCGGCTACGCGGGCAACTCGCTCGTCCTGGAGACGTACTGGGAGACCCGGACCGGCACGGTCAAGGTCATCGACTTCATGCCGCAGCGCGACAAGTCGCCCGACGTCATGCGGATCGTCGAAGGCATCAGCGGCAGCGTCGACATGAGTTCCGTCCTGCGGCTGCGCTTCGACTTCGGATCGGTCGTGCCCTGGATGCGCCGCTCGCACGGCCACCGGGTGGCGGTCGCGGGTCCCGATTCCGTCTGGCTGCGCAGCGATCCGCCGGTCAAGACGTGGGGGCAGCAGTTCAGCACCTGTTCCTCCTTCACCGTCGCGGAGGGCGAGAAGGTCGCCTTCGTCCTCACCTGGCACCCCTCGCACTCGCCGCGCCCGAAGCTGGTCGACCCGTACAAGGCGCTGAAGCACGCCCTGGCCGACTGGGAGAAGTGGGCGGCGAGATGCACGTACCGGGGCAAGCACCGCAACGCCGTGCTCCGCTCGCTGATCACCCTGAAGGCCCTCACCTACGGACCGACCGGCGGCATCGTGGCGGCCCCGACCACCTCGCTCCCGGAGGAGATCGGCGGCGTACGTAACTGGGACTACCGCTACTGCTGGCTGCGGGACGCCACCCTGACGCTCAACGCCCTGCTGTCGGCCGGCTACCTCAAGGAGGCGTCCGCCTGGCGGGACTGGCTGCTGCGGGCGGTCGCCGGTGATCCCGCCGACCTCCAGATCATGTACGGCCTGGCCGGCGAGCGCAGGCTCCCGGAGGCGGAGCTGCCGTGGCTGGCCGGATACGAGAACTCCCGGCCGGTCCGCTCCGGCAACGCCGCGGTCCGCCAGCGCCAGCTCGATGTGTACGGCGAGGTCATCGACTCGCTCCGGCTGGCCCGGGAGGCGGGCCTGGACGACAAGCCGCACGCCTGGAAACTCCAGCTCAGCCTGCTGGGCTTCCTGGAGTCCACCTGGCGCGAACCGGACGAGGGACTGTGGGAGATCCGGGGGGCACGCCGCCACTTCGTGCACTCCAAGGTGATGGCCTGGGTCGCCGCCGACCGCGCGGTGCGCACCCTGGAGGAGAACCCCACCCTGCCGGGCGACGCGGAGCGCTGGCGGGCGATGCGGTCGGCGGTGCACGCCGAGGTCTGCGCCAAGGGGTACGACCCCGAGCGGAACACCTTCACCCAGTCCTACGGTTCACGGGAGCTGGACGCCGCGACCCTGCTGATCCTCCGGACCGGTTTCCTGCCGCCGGACGACCCCCGGGTCATCGGCACCGTCGACGCGGTGCGCGACGAGCTGGGCAGCGACGGGCTGGTCCGCCGCTACAGCACCGACGGCACCGCGGTCGACGGCCTGCCGGGGGACGAGGGCGCCTTCATCGTCTGCTCGTTCTGGCTGGCCGACGCGCTCTTCCTGACGGGGCGGAAGGCCGAGGCCGAGGAGCTGTTCGAGCGGCTGCTGGCACTCCGCAACGATGTGGGGCTGCTGGCCGAGGAGTACGACCCGGTGGCAGGGCGCCAGCTGGGCAACTTCCCGCAGGCCTTCAGCCACATCGGGCTGGTGAACACCGCTGTCGCCCTCTCCACCGAGGACGCGGCAGGATAG
- the amaP gene encoding alkaline shock response membrane anchor protein AmaP — MNGVLRTVNRVLLGLAGLVLIAVGGAVLAVGLGASLPSWWPWDGQHDVLLSEADRDRWRDDGWWWPTVIAVLAVLVVLALWWLLAQLRRGRLAEVLVDSGDGEGALLRGRALEGVLSEEAGTLDGVARAQVALRGRRSAPRAGIRLLMEPHAAPEQTLRGLADEALAHARDSAGLAELPAEVRLKAVKHRAERVS, encoded by the coding sequence GTGAACGGCGTGCTCAGGACCGTCAACCGGGTACTGCTGGGTCTTGCCGGGCTGGTGCTGATCGCCGTCGGCGGCGCCGTACTGGCCGTCGGCCTCGGCGCGTCCCTGCCCTCCTGGTGGCCGTGGGACGGACAGCACGACGTGCTGCTCAGCGAGGCCGACCGGGACCGCTGGCGGGACGACGGCTGGTGGTGGCCGACCGTCATCGCGGTCCTCGCCGTCCTGGTCGTCCTCGCTCTGTGGTGGCTGCTGGCCCAGCTGCGCCGCGGCCGGCTGGCCGAGGTGCTGGTCGACAGCGGTGACGGCGAGGGGGCGCTGCTGCGGGGCCGGGCGCTGGAAGGCGTCCTCTCCGAGGAGGCGGGCACCCTGGACGGGGTGGCCCGCGCCCAGGTCGCGCTGCGCGGCCGCCGTTCCGCGCCACGGGCCGGGATCCGGCTGCTGATGGAGCCGCACGCCGCCCCCGAGCAGACGTTGCGGGGTCTGGCCGACGAGGCGCTGGCCCACGCCCGGGACTCGGCCGGGCTGGCCGAACTGCCCGCCGAGGTCCGGCTGAAGGCAGTCAAGCACCGCGCGGAACGCGTCTCCTGA
- a CDS encoding SDR family oxidoreductase: protein MDLGLRDRVYIVTGATRGLGNATARALTGDGAKVIISGRDEKAAVEAAAALGPDAVGIAADNADPSAAQHLVDAAVERFGRLDGILISVGGPAPGFVADNTDDQWQTAFESVFLGAVRLARTAAAVLGEGGVIGFVLSGSVHEPIPGLTISNGLRPGLAGFAKSLADELGPRGIRVVGVLPARIDTDRVRELDALSGDAEAARRAGEARIPLRRYGTPDEFGKTAAFLLSPAASYLTGIMVPVDGGSRHGF from the coding sequence ATGGATCTTGGACTGAGGGACCGTGTGTACATCGTCACCGGCGCCACCCGCGGCCTGGGCAACGCCACGGCGCGCGCCCTGACCGGCGACGGCGCGAAGGTGATCATCAGCGGCCGGGACGAGAAGGCAGCCGTGGAGGCCGCCGCCGCGCTGGGGCCGGACGCGGTGGGGATCGCCGCCGACAACGCCGATCCGAGCGCGGCGCAGCACCTGGTGGACGCCGCGGTCGAACGGTTCGGACGGCTGGACGGCATCCTCATCAGCGTCGGCGGCCCGGCACCCGGCTTCGTCGCGGACAACACGGACGACCAGTGGCAGACGGCCTTCGAGTCGGTGTTCCTGGGTGCGGTACGGCTGGCCCGGACGGCGGCCGCCGTCCTCGGCGAGGGCGGTGTGATCGGTTTCGTGCTCTCCGGTTCGGTCCATGAGCCGATCCCCGGACTGACCATCTCCAACGGGCTGCGCCCCGGCCTGGCCGGCTTCGCCAAGTCCCTCGCCGACGAGCTGGGCCCGCGCGGCATCCGGGTCGTCGGGGTGCTGCCCGCCCGGATCGACACGGACCGGGTGCGCGAACTGGACGCCCTGTCCGGCGACGCGGAGGCCGCCCGCAGGGCCGGTGAGGCGCGCATCCCGCTGCGGCGCTACGGCACGCCGGACGAGTTCGGGAAGACCGCGGCCTTCCTGCTCTCCCCCGCCGCGTCGTATCTGACGGGCATCATGGTGCCGGTCGACGGAGGCTCGCGGCACGGCTTCTGA
- a CDS encoding Asp23/Gls24 family envelope stress response protein yields MTDTPQRNRPENPGKDAGDDRGRNPLTKRGGGDPATRGRTTIADGVVEKIAGMAARDVVGVHAMGSGLSRTFGAVRDRVPGGGKSVTRGVKAEVGESQTALDLEIVVDYGVSISDVARDVRENVVAAVERMTGLEVVEVNIAVSDVKLPDEDDDEPEPEPRLQ; encoded by the coding sequence ATGACTGACACCCCACAGCGGAACCGGCCCGAGAACCCCGGCAAGGATGCCGGTGACGACCGGGGCAGGAATCCGCTCACCAAGCGAGGCGGGGGAGACCCCGCCACCCGAGGCCGCACCACCATCGCCGACGGTGTGGTCGAGAAGATCGCCGGAATGGCCGCACGTGACGTCGTCGGTGTCCACGCGATGGGCAGCGGGCTGTCCCGGACGTTCGGCGCGGTGCGCGACCGGGTCCCGGGCGGCGGCAAGTCCGTCACCCGCGGGGTCAAGGCCGAGGTCGGCGAATCGCAGACCGCGCTGGACCTGGAGATCGTCGTCGACTACGGCGTGTCGATCTCCGATGTCGCCCGCGATGTACGGGAGAACGTCGTCGCGGCGGTCGAGCGCATGACCGGGCTCGAAGTCGTCGAGGTCAACATCGCGGTGAGCGACGTCAAGCTGCCCGATGAGGACGACGACGAGCCCGAGCCCGAGCCACGTCTCCAGTAG
- a CDS encoding enoyl-CoA hydratase/isomerase family protein: MTSLDSVLDKDGVRLTVDDAVATVTLTNPAKRNAQSPALWRALTEAGRVLPGNVRVVVLRGEGKSFSAGLDRQAFTPEGFDGEPSFLDMARGPEDELDATIAEYQEAFTWWRRNDIVSIAAVQGHAIGAGFQLALACDLRIAAEDVQFAMRETSLGLVPDLTGTHPLVSLVGYARALEICATGRFVHAEEAERTGLANLVVPADQLDAAARDLAAALLAAPRDAVIETKALLSGAVSRGYEDQRTAERAAQGRRLRDLAGLGD; this comes from the coding sequence ATGACCTCGCTCGACTCTGTGCTCGACAAGGATGGCGTACGGCTCACCGTCGATGACGCGGTTGCCACGGTGACTCTCACCAACCCGGCCAAGCGCAACGCTCAGTCTCCCGCTCTGTGGCGGGCGTTGACAGAGGCCGGACGGGTACTCCCCGGCAACGTGCGGGTCGTGGTGCTCCGCGGCGAGGGCAAGTCCTTCTCCGCGGGCCTCGACCGGCAGGCGTTCACCCCGGAAGGGTTCGACGGTGAGCCGTCCTTCCTCGACATGGCGCGCGGCCCGGAGGACGAGCTCGACGCGACCATCGCCGAGTACCAGGAGGCGTTCACCTGGTGGCGCCGCAACGACATCGTGTCGATCGCGGCCGTCCAGGGGCATGCCATCGGTGCCGGCTTCCAGCTCGCCCTCGCCTGCGACCTGCGGATCGCCGCCGAGGACGTGCAGTTCGCCATGCGTGAGACCAGCCTCGGTCTCGTTCCCGACCTCACGGGCACCCACCCTCTGGTGAGCCTCGTGGGGTACGCCCGCGCGCTCGAAATCTGCGCCACCGGGCGCTTCGTGCACGCCGAGGAGGCCGAGCGCACCGGCCTCGCCAATCTCGTCGTCCCGGCCGACCAGCTCGACGCGGCCGCCCGCGACCTCGCCGCCGCCCTGCTGGCCGCCCCGCGTGACGCCGTCATCGAGACCAAGGCCCTGCTGAGCGGTGCCGTCTCCCGCGGTTACGAGGACCAGCGCACGGCCGAGCGGGCCGCGCAGGGCCGCAGGCTGCGCGATCTGGCAGGCCTCGGCGACTGA